One stretch of Paenibacillus sp. FSL R5-0341 DNA includes these proteins:
- a CDS encoding AEC family transporter produces the protein MLHSFLLTLYHVFLPISLPVIGGILLKRFKNWDTRSLSTFSLYILSPALIFNTLLHAEITWTDVTITFWFSIINLIALWALAELLSRVFRLGASEKAGLTLVSTFTNCVNYGLPLVLLAFGQLGLDKASVYVIGQMIIVNTVGIFFAARSEFTVKDAILSVFRMPSIYAAGIAIALSASNLSLPDALDGGISMLAAGYSPVVLAILGAQMLRPKGATAPWLPNVSRAFWTGLVVRLAAAPILSWLILTALQVEGTLFSVLLILASMPTAVNAVILAEQFNASPQFVSRCILWTTAASMLMLPIMIVMAS, from the coding sequence TTGCTTCACTCATTTTTACTCACGTTATACCATGTATTCCTGCCGATATCACTTCCCGTGATCGGAGGTATTCTGTTAAAACGCTTCAAGAATTGGGATACCCGGTCGCTCTCGACCTTTTCCCTTTATATTTTGAGCCCTGCGCTCATCTTCAATACATTGCTGCATGCCGAGATTACCTGGACAGACGTCACCATCACGTTCTGGTTCTCCATTATTAATCTGATTGCCCTCTGGGCACTCGCCGAGTTGTTAAGCCGGGTTTTCCGTCTGGGTGCAAGCGAAAAAGCGGGTCTCACCCTCGTCTCCACGTTTACGAACTGCGTGAACTACGGGCTCCCGCTAGTACTGCTTGCCTTTGGTCAGCTTGGACTGGACAAGGCTTCCGTCTACGTCATTGGACAGATGATCATTGTCAATACGGTAGGTATCTTTTTTGCCGCGAGATCCGAATTCACGGTGAAAGATGCGATTCTATCCGTTTTCCGCATGCCATCCATCTATGCTGCTGGCATCGCCATTGCGCTGAGCGCGTCCAATCTGAGTCTGCCTGACGCACTCGATGGAGGGATATCCATGCTGGCTGCGGGCTATTCTCCTGTCGTTCTCGCCATTCTGGGAGCACAGATGCTCAGACCAAAAGGTGCTACAGCACCTTGGCTGCCCAATGTCAGCCGAGCCTTCTGGACCGGGCTTGTAGTCCGTCTCGCAGCTGCACCGATCCTCTCCTGGCTAATTCTGACCGCGCTACAGGTCGAGGGTACGTTGTTCAGTGTGCTGCTGATCCTCGCATCGATGCCGACCGCAGTGAACGCCGTTATTTTGGCTGAACAGTTCAATGCTTCTCCGCAGTTTGTATCCCGTTGCA
- a CDS encoding lactonase family protein — protein MSESKRLLVLAGSYAETENEGIYAYELNEDTGSLSKLDGIAGVKNPTFVNVDAEGNKLYAIGETASAEGNKMSEAVALSIDPSTGKLTLLNRNDSISAPPCHIQRDPSGKYLILSSYHGGLVGLQALTDNGEVGALLDEKKHEGQGAHPERQDKPHVHSAFFSPDGKYMMVQDLGADNIAIYSIDADKNELVLHSETKTHPGAGPRHLAFHPNGQFAYVINEVDSSITSFKYDAAAGTLTELSTVSTLPDGYDGKENTTAEITVSNDGRYVYGSNRGHDSIVVFAVDADKGHLTLVEHVSAEGEHPRHFALTPNGKLLIAANRDTNNLVTFTVDQESGRLKYTGHSTGVSKPVCVKPVYL, from the coding sequence ATGAGTGAATCAAAACGCTTGCTCGTACTTGCTGGCTCTTATGCCGAAACGGAAAATGAGGGCATTTATGCATATGAATTGAATGAGGATACAGGCAGCTTGTCCAAACTTGACGGCATCGCTGGTGTGAAAAACCCAACGTTTGTCAACGTGGATGCTGAGGGTAACAAACTGTATGCGATTGGTGAAACAGCGTCAGCTGAAGGCAACAAAATGTCTGAAGCTGTAGCTCTGAGCATTGATCCTTCTACAGGAAAATTAACGTTGCTGAACCGGAATGACTCCATTTCAGCTCCACCATGTCATATCCAGCGTGATCCTTCCGGAAAATACTTGATCCTCTCCAGCTACCACGGTGGTCTGGTAGGTCTGCAAGCCTTGACGGATAACGGTGAAGTTGGAGCGCTTCTGGACGAGAAGAAACATGAAGGCCAAGGTGCGCATCCTGAGCGTCAGGACAAGCCACATGTTCACTCCGCATTCTTCAGCCCGGATGGTAAATACATGATGGTACAGGATCTGGGCGCAGATAACATCGCGATCTATTCCATTGATGCAGACAAAAATGAACTTGTGCTGCACAGTGAAACCAAAACGCATCCGGGAGCTGGCCCACGTCACTTGGCGTTCCACCCGAATGGTCAATTCGCATATGTCATCAATGAAGTGGATTCTTCCATTACTTCGTTCAAATATGATGCAGCAGCGGGCACGTTGACTGAATTGTCTACAGTATCTACACTGCCTGATGGATATGATGGCAAAGAGAATACAACAGCTGAAATCACTGTTTCCAATGATGGACGTTATGTATATGGTTCTAACCGTGGACATGACAGCATCGTTGTATTTGCAGTAGATGCAGACAAAGGTCACCTGACACTGGTTGAACATGTATCTGCGGAAGGTGAGCACCCGCGTCACTTTGCTCTGACACCTAACGGCAAATTGCTGATCGCAGCTAACCGCGATACAAACAACCTCGTGACATTCACGGTAGATCAGGAGAGCGGACGTCTGAAATACACAGGTCACAGCACAGGTGTATCCAAGCCGGTATGCGTGAAACCAGTATATCTGTAA
- the hxlA gene encoding 3-hexulose-6-phosphate synthase → MKLQLALDLVNIPEGIALVKEVEQYIDIVEIGTPIVINEGLHAVKAMKEAFPNLQVLADLKIMDAGGYEIMKAAEAGADLITVLGATNDSTIKGAVAEAKKQNKQVLVDMINVPNLEQRAREIDALGVDYICVHTGYDLQAEGQSPFEDLQTIKAAVKNAKTAVAGGIKLETLPEVIKAQPDLVIVGGGITGQADKAAVAAEMQRLVKQG, encoded by the coding sequence ATGAAATTGCAATTGGCACTTGACTTGGTAAACATCCCTGAAGGTATCGCACTGGTTAAAGAGGTTGAACAATATATTGATATCGTTGAGATTGGTACTCCAATCGTAATTAATGAAGGTTTACACGCCGTAAAAGCGATGAAAGAAGCATTCCCTAATCTGCAAGTTCTTGCAGACCTTAAAATTATGGACGCTGGTGGTTATGAAATCATGAAAGCAGCTGAGGCTGGTGCGGATCTGATCACTGTGCTTGGGGCAACCAATGACAGTACGATCAAAGGTGCAGTAGCAGAAGCGAAGAAACAAAACAAACAAGTTCTTGTGGACATGATCAACGTGCCTAACCTGGAACAACGTGCTCGTGAAATTGATGCGCTTGGCGTAGATTACATCTGTGTACACACAGGTTATGACCTGCAAGCTGAAGGACAAAGCCCGTTCGAAGATCTGCAAACGATAAAAGCTGCTGTGAAAAATGCCAAAACGGCTGTCGCTGGTGGAATCAAGCTGGAAACATTGCCAGAAGTAATCAAAGCACAACCGGATCTGGTTATTGTAGGCGGCGGTATCACAGGACAAGCAGACAAAGCCGCAGTTGCAGCTGAAATGCAACGTCTTGTTAAACAAGGGTAA
- the hxlB gene encoding 6-phospho-3-hexuloisomerase: MSKTQYAADILKELERTLSQIDDAEMQGMAEHILAAEQIFVAGAGRSGLMGKAFAMRLMQMGLRVYVVGETVTPGISSKDFLLLCSGSGETGSLVAMAQKASSAGAPVGLITIKPESTIGQLATTVVRLPASAKEDTATSGADVTIQPMGSLFEQGLLIGMDALILTMMEMKGMTGADMFGRHANLE; the protein is encoded by the coding sequence ATGAGCAAAACACAGTACGCAGCTGACATCTTGAAGGAGCTGGAACGTACGCTTAGCCAGATCGACGATGCAGAAATGCAAGGGATGGCTGAACACATTTTGGCTGCGGAACAGATTTTTGTGGCTGGAGCAGGTCGGTCAGGTCTTATGGGAAAGGCTTTTGCCATGAGATTGATGCAGATGGGGCTTCGTGTATATGTGGTGGGTGAGACTGTTACACCTGGGATCAGCTCGAAGGACTTTCTCTTGTTATGCTCAGGCTCAGGAGAAACAGGTAGCCTCGTAGCGATGGCTCAGAAAGCTAGTTCGGCAGGTGCGCCTGTCGGTCTGATTACGATCAAGCCAGAGTCCACGATAGGGCAATTGGCGACTACGGTAGTGCGCCTTCCGGCTTCAGCCAAAGAGGACACGGCAACTTCCGGAGCGGATGTAACCATTCAGCCGATGGGCTCGCTGTTCGAACAGGGACTGTTGATTGGCATGGATGCACTCATCCTTACGATGATGGAAATGAAGGGTATGACCGGAGCGGATATGTTTGGCCGCCACGCGAACCTGGAATAG
- a CDS encoding helix-turn-helix domain-containing protein, producing MAAEVKERINLKEINCEKELTLAVIGGKWKLIILWHLGLEGTKRFSELKRLIPHITQKMLTNQLRELEEDKLIERKVYAEVPPRVEYTLTDHGQSLMPVLHAMYNWGKNYGENVIWKES from the coding sequence ATGGCAGCCGAAGTCAAGGAACGGATTAACCTGAAAGAAATCAACTGTGAGAAGGAATTGACCCTTGCGGTGATCGGTGGCAAATGGAAACTGATTATTTTGTGGCATTTGGGTCTGGAAGGCACCAAACGTTTCAGTGAGCTGAAACGCCTAATCCCTCATATTACCCAGAAGATGCTGACCAACCAGCTACGTGAGCTGGAGGAAGACAAGCTGATTGAGCGCAAGGTGTACGCAGAAGTGCCTCCTCGGGTAGAATATACATTGACAGATCACGGTCAAAGCCTGATGCCTGTCCTGCACGCAATGTATAACTGGGGTAAAAATTACGGTGAAAATGTAATCTGGAAAGAAAGCTAA
- the pepF gene encoding oligoendopeptidase F: protein MEKIRTRAEVNQETTWDLRDLFVTDVEWEQELRSLPEAAAQIETFKGRLGEGAEQLLACLDAREALQERIGKTASYARLKQSEDSTNPVNIENSAKAGDILSNLSSSLSFVNSEIVDLPDGTVERYLEELPGLEPYARSLERLIREKEHRLTPETEKVLASLGEVLDSPYRIYLRGKLADMTFDDALDGEDNNRPLSWSFYENNYEMSSDTKLRRSAYAAFSSTLNEYKNTFAEGYATEVKKQVVLSRLRGYDDVTDMLLSPQQVSKEMYNNVLDIIQQELAPHMRRLAALKKRELGLDKLMFCDLKAPLDPEFSPAITYDEACTLIREALDVLGPEYGEIVERAFSDRWVDYADNAGKSTGAFCSSIYGSHSYILISWANNMRGAFTLAHEVGHAGHFMLAGRYQKLTNTRPSLYFIEAPSTMNEMLLADHLLKRSDNPRMRRWVILQLLNTYYHNFVTHLLEGELQRRVYALATNDEPITAKTLSQLKGDILSEFWGPDLVIDEGAKLTWMRQPHYYMGLYPYTYAAGLTASTAAAQQIREEGQPAVDRWLEALKAGGSLTPQELMKLAGVDMSGPEPIRSAVAYVGSLVDELERLYS, encoded by the coding sequence ATGGAAAAAATACGTACACGTGCTGAGGTAAATCAGGAAACGACTTGGGATTTGAGAGACTTGTTTGTAACCGATGTAGAGTGGGAGCAGGAGCTTCGATCACTTCCTGAGGCTGCGGCCCAGATCGAAACGTTCAAAGGGCGTCTGGGCGAAGGCGCTGAGCAATTGCTGGCTTGTCTGGATGCGCGTGAAGCTTTGCAAGAGCGGATCGGCAAGACGGCTTCCTATGCCCGTTTGAAGCAATCAGAGGACAGTACTAATCCAGTGAATATTGAGAATTCAGCCAAGGCAGGAGATATCCTATCGAATCTGTCGTCGTCCTTGTCTTTTGTCAATTCGGAGATCGTTGATCTGCCGGACGGAACAGTGGAGCGCTACCTTGAAGAACTTCCGGGATTGGAGCCGTATGCGCGCAGTTTGGAGCGTTTGATTCGAGAAAAAGAACATCGGCTTACACCCGAGACCGAGAAGGTACTCGCTTCACTTGGAGAGGTGCTGGATTCGCCATACCGAATCTATCTGCGCGGTAAACTGGCAGACATGACGTTTGACGATGCCCTCGATGGAGAGGACAATAATCGTCCGTTATCTTGGTCATTCTATGAAAATAATTATGAGATGTCGTCTGATACGAAGCTGCGCCGTTCTGCCTATGCAGCGTTCAGCTCGACATTGAATGAGTACAAAAATACGTTCGCAGAAGGCTATGCAACCGAAGTGAAGAAACAGGTTGTTTTATCCAGACTACGTGGTTACGACGATGTTACAGATATGCTTCTTAGCCCACAGCAAGTGAGCAAAGAGATGTACAATAATGTGCTCGATATTATCCAGCAGGAACTCGCACCTCATATGCGCAGACTGGCTGCTCTCAAGAAACGCGAACTGGGTCTGGACAAGCTGATGTTCTGTGATCTGAAGGCCCCGCTTGATCCTGAATTTAGCCCTGCCATTACATATGATGAGGCGTGCACACTCATTCGTGAAGCACTTGATGTGCTTGGGCCAGAGTATGGCGAGATCGTAGAGCGCGCATTCAGTGATCGCTGGGTGGATTACGCAGATAATGCAGGCAAATCCACAGGGGCATTTTGCTCCTCTATATATGGTTCGCACTCCTATATTCTAATTTCATGGGCGAACAATATGCGTGGGGCATTTACGCTTGCGCATGAAGTAGGACATGCAGGCCACTTTATGCTCGCGGGACGTTACCAAAAGCTCACGAATACACGGCCATCTCTTTATTTTATTGAGGCACCGTCGACCATGAATGAAATGCTGCTGGCAGATCATCTATTGAAGCGTTCCGATAATCCGAGAATGCGTCGTTGGGTCATTTTGCAACTGTTGAATACGTATTACCATAACTTCGTTACACATCTGCTGGAAGGGGAATTACAGCGCAGGGTGTATGCACTCGCAACCAATGATGAGCCCATTACGGCGAAGACATTAAGTCAGCTCAAAGGAGACATCCTCTCCGAATTCTGGGGACCTGATCTGGTTATTGATGAAGGGGCCAAACTCACATGGATGAGACAACCTCATTATTATATGGGACTATATCCATATACCTATGCGGCAGGCTTGACGGCTTCCACAGCGGCTGCACAGCAGATCCGGGAAGAAGGACAGCCAGCTGTAGATCGCTGGCTTGAAGCACTCAAAGCCGGTGGAAGTCTCACGCCGCAGGAGTTAATGAAGCTCGCGGGTGTGGATATGTCCGGACCTGAGCCGATTCGTTCTGCAGTTGCTTATGTCGGCAGTCTGGTCGACGAACTTGAACGTCTGTATTCATGA
- a CDS encoding DUF2500 domain-containing protein, translating into MSSSIGRLSVDGFGVFDDMNGVPGFEGNQGGFFAGFNEFAAMNAFASIFIGAIFLIIAGVIVFVIISGIRSGSSNNAAALLTLHSTVVAKRTEVSGGSGDSSATTRYYATFEFDNGERTELIVGGNHYGMMVENDRGMLTYQGTRFKHFEREVQPQSGVSKGQFYT; encoded by the coding sequence ATGTCCTCATCGATCGGCCGATTAAGCGTGGATGGTTTCGGTGTTTTTGATGACATGAATGGAGTACCGGGTTTTGAGGGCAATCAGGGTGGCTTTTTTGCGGGATTCAATGAGTTTGCTGCAATGAATGCATTTGCTTCGATTTTCATTGGTGCCATATTTCTCATCATTGCGGGAGTTATTGTTTTTGTTATAATTTCAGGCATACGCTCAGGATCGTCAAATAACGCGGCAGCTTTGTTAACCCTTCATTCTACGGTGGTGGCCAAACGAACGGAAGTCTCAGGTGGAAGCGGCGATAGCAGTGCGACTACTCGTTATTATGCTACATTTGAATTCGATAATGGGGAGCGCACTGAACTGATTGTTGGCGGAAACCATTATGGCATGATGGTGGAAAATGATCGAGGGATGCTGACGTATCAGGGCACGCGGTTCAAGCATTTTGAGAGAGAGGTACAGCCCCAGTCGGGGGTAAGCAAAGGTCAGTTTTATACCTGA
- a CDS encoding rhamnulokinase family protein has protein sequence MSVLAYDLGAGSGRALLGHLNDRGIETSEIHRFKNEPVKVGERMHWDILRLHHELLQGLTLVKQQGEQPESLGIDSWGVDFGLLGSNGELLGNPYHYRDTQFNGMMDQVRQELTSQRIFQRTGIQFLSFNTLYQLVTLQRSGSPLLHEAERFLMIPDLLRYFLTGEAVNEFTNATTTQLYNPLAGQWDSELLAHIRISEKLFGEAVMPGTRVGQLRSSICNDLGLSPIPVIAVAEHDTGSAVVAVPATERSFAYLSCGTWSLMGTEIDHPAISSQSLALNFTNEGGAGGTFRLLKNIMGLWILQESMREWERQGQGISYDALLAKAEQAPPFASLFDPDDELFMPAGDMTTRIRQYCRDTGQVVPEDQGAIARAILESLALKYRRVLEWTEQLSGQTFNGLHMVGGGIQNRLLCQWTANSIGKPVWAGPAEGSAIGNMAVQWMASGAFKDIWEARKAIRDSFPVTAYEPQDRSVWEDAYGRFLRVTASSNSQSGSEV, from the coding sequence GTGAGTGTGCTGGCTTATGATTTGGGCGCCGGGAGCGGGAGAGCGCTACTGGGACATCTGAATGATCGAGGGATTGAAACAAGCGAAATTCATCGGTTCAAGAATGAACCGGTAAAGGTTGGCGAGCGGATGCACTGGGATATTCTGCGATTGCATCATGAATTGTTGCAAGGGCTTACGCTTGTGAAGCAGCAGGGGGAACAGCCGGAGAGCCTGGGAATCGATTCTTGGGGTGTTGATTTCGGTCTGCTCGGCAGTAATGGGGAGTTGCTGGGTAATCCGTATCATTACCGTGATACACAGTTTAACGGCATGATGGATCAGGTACGGCAAGAGCTGACCTCTCAGCGAATCTTCCAACGTACAGGGATTCAGTTTCTTAGCTTTAATACCCTGTACCAATTGGTAACGCTTCAACGCAGTGGTTCCCCGTTGCTTCATGAAGCAGAGCGTTTTCTCATGATTCCGGATTTGCTTCGTTATTTCTTGACCGGAGAAGCGGTGAATGAGTTCACGAATGCAACGACGACGCAATTATACAATCCATTGGCGGGTCAGTGGGACAGTGAGTTGCTGGCGCATATTCGCATTTCGGAAAAACTGTTCGGTGAAGCGGTGATGCCCGGCACCCGTGTTGGACAATTGCGCAGCAGTATCTGTAATGATCTGGGTCTTTCACCGATACCGGTGATCGCGGTTGCGGAGCATGATACGGGTTCGGCCGTTGTGGCTGTTCCTGCAACGGAACGTTCATTTGCTTATCTGAGTTGTGGAACCTGGTCCCTGATGGGTACGGAGATAGATCATCCTGCGATAAGTAGCCAGAGTCTGGCCTTGAACTTCACGAATGAAGGCGGGGCGGGCGGAACCTTCCGTCTGCTCAAGAACATCATGGGACTGTGGATTTTGCAGGAAAGCATGCGGGAGTGGGAGCGCCAGGGGCAGGGAATTAGCTATGATGCGTTATTGGCGAAGGCGGAACAGGCACCTCCATTTGCCAGTTTGTTTGATCCGGATGATGAACTGTTCATGCCAGCAGGAGATATGACGACCCGTATACGCCAGTATTGTCGTGATACAGGGCAAGTGGTGCCAGAGGATCAAGGTGCTATTGCCCGTGCAATTCTGGAGAGTCTGGCATTGAAGTATAGAAGAGTGCTGGAATGGACGGAACAATTGTCGGGACAGACGTTCAACGGATTGCATATGGTCGGTGGAGGTATCCAGAACCGCCTGTTATGTCAGTGGACTGCAAATTCCATTGGAAAACCGGTATGGGCGGGTCCGGCAGAGGGCAGTGCAATCGGGAATATGGCTGTGCAATGGATGGCAAGCGGAGCTTTTAAGGATATCTGGGAAGCCCGTAAGGCCATTCGTGATTCATTTCCGGTAACTGCATATGAGCCGCAGGACAGGTCAGTTTGGGAAGATGCTTACGGCAGATTTCTGCGTGTGACGGCTTCATCTAATTCACAATCGGGGAGTGAGGTTTAA
- a CDS encoding DeoR/GlpR family DNA-binding transcription regulator, whose translation MLAAERYDRIVEMVNVKGSMRVSELSERCRVTEETIRRDLDRLEQAGRLRRSHGGAVSVKEDQPEIPYRIRETTHAEEKKRIAQAALAMIHPGDRILLDASTTAGYMAANMPDFPLTVLTNSIQVATELSSRDKVEVISTGGQLAPRSLSFVGPLAERSLETYHVDKLFLSCKGVHLEGGGISESNELQARLKQKMVGIADQVILLADASKFGVRAFARVSGLNAVHTIVTDQPLEAEQTERLSGYDIGIITV comes from the coding sequence ATGCTGGCAGCCGAGCGGTATGACCGGATTGTGGAGATGGTGAATGTAAAGGGCAGTATGCGTGTATCTGAGCTTAGTGAGCGCTGCCGAGTGACGGAGGAAACCATCCGGCGGGATCTGGATCGGCTGGAACAGGCAGGGCGATTGCGTCGTTCTCATGGTGGTGCAGTGAGTGTGAAGGAAGATCAACCGGAGATCCCTTACCGGATCAGGGAGACAACTCATGCGGAAGAGAAGAAGCGGATTGCACAAGCGGCTCTGGCGATGATTCATCCGGGTGATCGCATTCTGTTGGATGCCAGCACAACAGCAGGTTATATGGCAGCGAACATGCCGGATTTTCCGCTGACGGTCTTAACTAATTCTATTCAGGTAGCTACGGAACTGAGCAGTCGTGACAAGGTGGAGGTCATCTCAACAGGAGGCCAGCTGGCACCTCGCTCATTGTCTTTTGTAGGGCCGCTCGCGGAGCGTTCTCTGGAGACGTATCATGTGGATAAATTGTTCTTGTCTTGCAAAGGCGTACATCTTGAAGGTGGCGGAATCAGTGAATCCAATGAACTCCAAGCAAGGCTGAAGCAGAAGATGGTTGGCATAGCCGATCAGGTTATCTTACTTGCAGATGCCAGTAAATTTGGTGTTCGTGCCTTTGCCCGAGTATCCGGGTTAAATGCAGTCCATACGATCGTTACCGATCAGCCATTGGAGGCTGAACAGACAGAACGTTTAAGCGGATACGATATTGGTATCATCACGGTTTAA
- a CDS encoding (Fe-S)-binding protein, with protein MKVSLFITCLSDAIYPRVGEAMVRLLAAHGVRLDFPPVQTCCGQPSYNSGYWDETRVAAKTILEAFDDSDFVVCPSGSCTYMIHHYPELFADEPVWLEKAKRLEAKAYEFTQFLVQVLGITDLGAHFPHKVTYHPSCHGSRLLGVKDEPMALLSQVKGLELVPLPFAEDCCGFGGTFAIKMSDISGAMVTEKVDHVKETQAEVLVGLDMACLMNIAGNLRYRNEPVRVMHLAELLYEGVRTG; from the coding sequence ATGAAGGTCTCCTTATTCATTACCTGCCTCAGCGATGCCATCTATCCCCGAGTAGGGGAGGCCATGGTCAGATTGCTCGCCGCTCATGGCGTTCGGCTGGATTTTCCGCCGGTTCAGACCTGCTGCGGTCAGCCATCCTACAATAGCGGGTACTGGGACGAGACTCGGGTAGCGGCCAAAACGATTCTTGAAGCGTTTGACGACAGTGATTTTGTAGTCTGTCCATCCGGATCATGTACGTATATGATTCATCATTATCCCGAACTGTTCGCGGATGAACCGGTGTGGCTGGAGAAGGCAAAACGATTGGAAGCAAAAGCCTATGAATTCACTCAATTCCTCGTTCAGGTACTCGGTATAACTGATCTGGGTGCACATTTTCCACACAAAGTAACCTATCATCCATCCTGCCACGGCAGCCGTCTGCTTGGTGTAAAGGATGAGCCGATGGCGCTGCTCTCTCAAGTAAAAGGTCTGGAATTGGTTCCACTTCCATTCGCTGAGGATTGCTGTGGGTTCGGGGGGACATTTGCTATTAAAATGTCCGATATTTCAGGAGCGATGGTGACGGAGAAGGTCGATCATGTCAAAGAGACACAAGCCGAAGTACTGGTGGGGCTGGACATGGCCTGTCTGATGAATATCGCAGGTAATCTGCGTTATCGGAATGAACCGGTGCGTGTGATGCATCTGGCGGAACTACTGTATGAGGGGGTGCGAACAGGATGA
- a CDS encoding LutB/LldF family L-lactate oxidation iron-sulfur protein has product MSQPGVMDTTVKERAGLALNDDFLRKAVKFTTERLRNGKKSASEEHGNWDEWRERGRQIRLHTIAYLDYYLNEFVNNARANGVHIHFADTSVEAAAIALDIAAHKQASTVVKSKSMVSEEVHLNHVLESAGIEAIETDLGEYIIQLAGEAPSHIVIPAIHKNRYQIAELLSKEAGEILEPDTTVLAGFVRKKLREKFLEADIGMTGCNFAIAETGSMVLFENEGNARMVSTVPKTQITLMGMERIIPSWTDLEVMATLLPRSATGQKLTMYMSGITGPRRTADADGPDEMHIIIVDNGRSLQLGDPEFQELLNCIRCGACLNACPVYRHIGGHAYGGTYSGPIGAVLTPALNGNIDEWNDIAGASSLCGACYEACPVKIPLHDMLVYLRRRKVEDGHGNKMESMGMKGFAAVVSNSKRFSAAIRLGQIGQKAVVRNNGISLKLGPLKGWNNYRVAPSLAKKSFRQQWNKLDQELNQEQPAMNSSVRSRMEQIIREREEGEDKHGH; this is encoded by the coding sequence ATGAGCCAACCGGGAGTTATGGATACTACGGTCAAAGAACGTGCCGGACTGGCCTTGAATGATGATTTTCTGCGTAAAGCGGTCAAATTCACGACAGAACGATTGCGTAACGGGAAAAAGTCTGCCTCAGAAGAACATGGGAATTGGGATGAATGGCGGGAGCGTGGCCGGCAGATTCGTCTGCATACGATTGCGTATCTGGATTATTATCTGAATGAATTTGTGAATAACGCCCGTGCGAATGGGGTTCATATTCATTTTGCAGATACATCGGTGGAAGCAGCGGCAATTGCGCTGGATATTGCGGCACACAAGCAGGCTTCTACGGTGGTGAAGTCCAAATCGATGGTGTCGGAGGAAGTACATCTGAATCATGTGCTGGAGTCGGCGGGCATTGAAGCCATCGAGACCGATCTGGGTGAATACATCATTCAGCTGGCAGGCGAAGCCCCTTCTCATATTGTCATTCCAGCCATCCATAAGAACCGCTATCAGATCGCAGAGTTGTTATCCAAGGAAGCGGGTGAAATTCTGGAGCCGGACACGACGGTACTTGCCGGATTTGTTCGCAAAAAGCTGCGCGAGAAGTTCCTCGAAGCGGATATCGGCATGACTGGTTGCAATTTTGCGATTGCAGAGACAGGTTCCATGGTTTTGTTCGAAAATGAAGGCAATGCCCGTATGGTATCCACTGTTCCCAAAACGCAGATTACACTCATGGGCATGGAGCGGATCATCCCGTCGTGGACGGATCTGGAGGTCATGGCAACCTTGTTGCCGCGCTCTGCAACAGGTCAAAAACTCACGATGTACATGTCAGGCATCACAGGTCCTCGTCGTACAGCGGATGCGGATGGGCCGGATGAAATGCACATTATTATCGTGGATAACGGTCGATCCCTTCAGCTCGGTGATCCCGAATTCCAAGAACTGCTGAATTGTATTCGCTGTGGTGCTTGTCTGAATGCTTGCCCGGTATATCGCCATATTGGAGGTCATGCCTACGGTGGAACCTATAGTGGACCGATTGGCGCGGTACTGACACCTGCACTCAATGGCAACATTGATGAATGGAATGATATTGCCGGTGCTTCGAGTCTTTGCGGAGCCTGCTATGAAGCATGTCCGGTCAAAATTCCGCTGCATGATATGCTCGTTTATTTACGCAGACGCAAGGTAGAGGATGGTCATGGAAACAAAATGGAGAGTATGGGCATGAAGGGCTTTGCTGCCGTGGTTTCCAATTCGAAACGCTTCAGTGCGGCCATACGTCTGGGACAGATCGGGCAGAAGGCAGTTGTACGCAACAACGGCATTTCTCTCAAGCTGGGTCCACTCAAAGGCTGGAATAATTATCGGGTTGCGCCAAGTCTCGCCAAGAAATCTTTCCGGCAGCAATGGAACAAGCTGGATCAAGAATTGAACCAGGAGCAACCGGCCATGAATTCTTCCGTTCGCAGCCGCATGGAGCAGATTATTCGTGAACGAGAGGAAGGGGAGGATAAGCATGGTCACTGA